The Halotia branconii CENA392 region GAAACTATTATGGAACCCCGAACCTCTTGGCTCTTTCTTCGGCGAAGTATGCTTGCAAGCTTGGCGACAAAACCCCAATGACTTCGGGCGCGAAGTTATGAAAATCTTAGAAGAAAAGCTGGGTTGTGCCGACTTAGAAGCAGCACTTTCTGCCCCAATTGATACTAAAGAAAAACAATTGGCAGGCATATCATAATGTCTTCTTCGTGTCTTTGTGCCTTTGTGGTTAATATAATTTTTTTGCAACCACAAAGACACAAAGTAAATTTGGGGAATAAAAGCAGATTTTTAATTATGAATAACGAAAGCCCATGTTAGAAGGTTCAATTTTACAACAGCTCGAAGCAGCACACCGTCATAGCACTAGACCAATTCGATTAGGGGTGTACTACAAAAATACCCTAGTATCCCTGTGCCATGCCTTAGAAGACCACATCTTAACTGACAACAGTCAACCTTTAGTAATTGCAGCCTTTCAACAAGGTAAATGGTATCTGCAAGAAGCAGAACGATATGCAGATATTGCTAAGTGCAGCCGCGAAGTTGTGATTATGGCAGGGACAGATACAGGCTTTGCGGAACATTCTACAAGCCAATTACCCAATGTAAATTTAGTAGCATTAGATGCGGCTGATCCGGTATCGCAGGAGTGGCACTTAATTATTCTTGCGCCTAGCTACACAGCAATGGTACTTTGTCAAGAGTTATCAGAAGCTGACTATGGCTTGGGAGGATTGCCAGACACCGATTTAGAGCGTAAATTCTATGGCTTATGGACATTTGAACCAGAATTAGTACAAGAGACAGTAGAATTAGCGATCGCTCACACTCAACAATACAACCCAGAACTAGCAAAAAAACTCGTTACACATCAAAAATCAATCCAGTCTAGTTTAGCTCCACCGAAAAATTTAGGTACAGTTGTCTCTCGCGTAGTTGATTATCTCCAGACAGGACAGGATAATTTATCCATCCCTGTAGCATTACGTCAACAAGCGCTAGACCGCAACTTGGTTTCTAACGAAATCCAGGCATTTTTGCGGATGGCACAACTGATGGACATGGCAGATGTCAACAACCCAATGGCAGCTGCGGAAGTAGTAGCGCTTTCCGAGACAATGGGACAGCTACTAGAACTACCCGCTTGGCAAATTAAAAGATTACGCCTAGCAGGTTTACTGCACCGCATAGATCCATTACAAAAAGCA contains the following coding sequences:
- a CDS encoding DICT sensory domain-containing protein; the protein is MLEGSILQQLEAAHRHSTRPIRLGVYYKNTLVSLCHALEDHILTDNSQPLVIAAFQQGKWYLQEAERYADIAKCSREVVIMAGTDTGFAEHSTSQLPNVNLVALDAADPVSQEWHLIILAPSYTAMVLCQELSEADYGLGGLPDTDLERKFYGLWTFEPELVQETVELAIAHTQQYNPELAKKLVTHQKSIQSSLAPPKNLGTVVSRVVDYLQTGQDNLSIPVALRQQALDRNLVSNEIQAFLRMAQLMDMADVNNPMAAAEVVALSETMGQLLELPAWQIKRLRLAGLLHRIDPLQKADSILTPGTSTRYQDEDAPSCALSCPLVPGAQVLRTMPRLRAVAQIITHQAEWWDGTGEPAGLAGDEIPLESRIVALVADFQWRVNNIKSANQTREEIFTQALNECRQQQSTRFDPKLVDALALLVMGLQQGLDLPLMSPKISSGMWLIDSRWDSYNKSSEEISSYLK